A stretch of the Oncorhynchus clarkii lewisi isolate Uvic-CL-2024 chromosome 9, UVic_Ocla_1.0, whole genome shotgun sequence genome encodes the following:
- the LOC139416074 gene encoding low density lipoprotein receptor adapter protein 1-like, whose product MSLNTFHLMETLKNSPSVLRRRFRRDRTESLSHGDPLFKVHYLGTEKIFSLDLQQAQDAIARLLDGASNGKKLSKDHALVVRPRYVEVKELSTGRQLTKTYLQDIAYCAADATRPNVFLYICKHHGQQLHCRVFWCSRAERARDMTACLAHSFQRALNDWQGDGDVGLGGSTDTLTPEKDGVKEGEDMPSTTTNPKSSIQPDSCGRVRWKKRSSLSRSPLRAMTRKGSASDIWH is encoded by the exons ATGTCTCTCAACACCTTCCACCTGATGGAGACCCTCAAGAACTCCCCGTCCGTTTTACGCCGCCGCTTCCGCCGTGACCGCACCGAGTCCCTCTCCCACGGCGACCCGCTCTTCAAAGTCCACTACCTGGGCACTGAGAAAATCTTCTCCCTGGATCTACAGCAGGCCCAGGATGCCATAGCCCGGCTGCTCGACGGGGCCTCCAACGGAAAGAAACTGAGCAAAGACCACGCATTGGTGGTTCGTCCACGCTATGTTGAAGTCAAAGAGCTCAGCACTGGACGCCAGCTCACTAAGACGTACCTCCAGGACATCGCCTACTGCGCGGCCGACGCCACCAGACCCAACGTGTTTCTGTACATCTGTAAGCATCACGGGCAACAGCTGCACTGCCGGGTGTTCTGGTGTAGCCGGGCAGAGCGGGCACGGGACATGACGGCCTGCCTGGCACACTCCTTCCAGAGGGCATTGAATGACTGGCAGGGGGACGGGGACGTTGGGTTAGGGGGAAGTACCGACACGCTGACCCCAGAAAAGGAcggggtgaaggagggagaggatatGCCCAGCACCACTACTAACCCCAAAAGCTCCATACAACCAGACAGCTGTGGAAGAG TCCGTTGGAAGAAGAGGAGCTCCCTGTCTCGTAGTCCACTGAGAGCCATGACCAGGAAGGGCTCTGCCTCTGACATCTGGCACTGA